The following are from one region of the Sciurus carolinensis chromosome 5, mSciCar1.2, whole genome shotgun sequence genome:
- the Abhd13 gene encoding protein ABHD13 isoform X1, with the protein MTRSWDQLDTGLTKSKYGSELHLSSLCSVGREGLDTPAHQPAARYLRRATMEKSWMLWNFVERWLIALASWSWALCRISLLPLIVTFHLYGGIILLLLIFISIAGILYKFQDVLLYFPEQPSSSRLYVPMPTGIPHENIFIRTKDGVRLNLILIRYTGDNSPYSPTIIYFHGNAGNIGHRLPNALLMLVNLKVNLLLVDYRGYGKSEGEASEEGLYLDSEAVLDYVMTRPDLDKTKIFLFGRSLGGAVAIHLASENSHRISAIMVENTFLSIPHMASTLFSFFPMRYLPLWCYKNKFLSYRKISQCRMPSLFISGLSDQLIPPVMMKQLYELSPSRTKRLAIFPDGTHNDTWQCQGYFTALEQFIKEVIKSHSPEEMTKTSSNVTII; encoded by the exons atgACCAGGTCTTGGGATCAGCTGGACACTGGACTCACAAAATCCAAGTACGGTAGTGAGCTCCATCTTTCCAGCCTCTGCTCTGTTGGAAGAGAAGGGCTAGACACCCCAGCACATCAACCCGCAGCAA gaTACCTACGGAGAGCTACAATGGAAAAGTCCTGGATGCTGTGGAACTTCGTTGAAAGATGGCTAATAGCCTTGGCTTCGTGGTCTTGGGCGCTCTGCCGTATTTCTCTTTTACCTTTAATAGTGACTTTTCATCTATATGGAGGCATTATCTTACTTTTGTTAATATTCATATCAATAGCAggtattctttataaattccagGATGTATTGCTTTATTTTCCAGAACAGCCGTCCTCTTCACGCCTTTATGTCCCCATGCCCACCGGTATTCCACATGAGAACATTTTCATCAGAACCAAAGATGGAGTACGtctaaatcttattttaataagATACACTGGAGACAATTCGCCCTATTCCCcaactataatttattttcatgggaATGCAGGCAACATAGGTCACAGGTTACCAAATGCATTGCTTATGTTGGTTAACCTCAAAGTTAATCTTTTGCTTGTTGATTATCGAGGATATGGGAAAAGCGAAGGAGAAGCAAGTGAAGAAGGGCTGTATTTAGATTCCGAAGCTGTGCTAGACTACGTGATGACTAGACCCGAccttgataaaacaaaaatttttctttttggccgTTCCTTGGGAGGAGCAGTAGCCATTCATTTGGCTTCTGAAAATTCACATAGGATTTCAGCCATTATGGTGGAGAACACATTTTTAAGCATACCACATATGGCCAgcactttattttcattctttccaatGCGATACCTTCCTTTATGgtgctacaaaaataaatttttgtcctACAGAAAAATCTCTCAGTGCAGAATGCCTTCTCTTTTCATCTCTGGACTCTCCGACCAGCTGATTCCACCAGTAATGATGAAGCAACTTTATGAACTCTCCCCCTCTCGGACTAAGAGGCTAGCCATTTTTCCAGATGGAACTCATAACGACACATGGCAGTGCCAGGGCTACTTCACTGCACTGGAACAGTTCATCAAAGAAGTGATAAAGAGTCATTCTCCAGAAGAAATGACGAAAACTTCGTCTAATGTAACAATTATATGA
- the Lig4 gene encoding DNA ligase 4, giving the protein MAASQTPQTVASHVPFADLCSTLERIQKSKGRAEKIRHFKEFLDSWRKFHDALHKNQKDVTDSFYPAMRLILPQLERERMAYGIKETMLAKLYIELLNLPREGKDALKLLNYRTPTGTRGEAGDFAMIAYFVLKPRCLQKGSLTIQQVNELLDSVASNNSTKRKDLVKKSLLQLITQSSALEQKWLIRMIVKDLKLGFSQQTIFSVFHNDATELHNVTTDLEKVCQQLHDPSVGLTDISITLFSAFKPMLAAVADIERIEKDMKHQSFYIETKLDGERMQMHKDGDVYKYFSRNGYNYTDQFGASPQEGSLTPFIHDAFQPDVQTCILDGEMMAYNPSTQTFMQKGNKFDIKRMVEDSDLQTCYCVFDVLMVNNKKLGREILRKRYEILRSTFIPVPGRVEIVQKAQAHTKNEVIDALNEAIDKREEGIMIKHPLSIYKPDKRGEGWLKIKPEYVSGLMDELDILIVGGYWGKGLRGGMMSHFLCAVAEKPPPGEKPSVFHTLCRVGSGYTMKELYDLGLKLAKYWKTFHRKAPPSSILCGTEKPEVYIEPGNSVIVQVKAAEIVPSDMYRTGCTLRFPRIERIRDDKEWHECMTLEDLEQLRGKAAGKLASKHLYPGEEDEPKEKRRRAAPKVKKVIGIIEHLKAPNLSNVSKVSNIFEDVEFCVMSGTDSHPKPDLENRIAELGGYIVQNPGPDTYCVIAGSENVRVKNIISSDKHDVVKPAWLLECFQTKSCVPWQPRFMIHMCPSTKQHFAREYDRYGDSYFVDTDLIQLKEVFSGIKNSNAHTPEEMASVIADLECRYSWDRSPLSMFRHHTIYVDVYTVINDSSTRIQGARLAIRALELRFHGAKVVPLLAEGVSHVLIGEDHSRVADFKAFRRTLKRKFKILQERWVTDSIEKCELQEENQYLI; this is encoded by the coding sequence ATGGCCGCCTCACAAACTCCACAGACTGTTGCATCTCACGTTCCCTTTGCAGATTTATGTTCAACTTTAGAGCGAATACAGAAGAGTAAAGGACGTGCAGAAAAAATCAGACACTTCAAGGAATTTTTAGATTCTTGGAGAAAATTTCATGATGCCCTTCATAAGAACCAAAAAGATGTTACAGACTCTTTTTATCCGGCAATGAGACTTATTCTTCCTCAgctggaaagagagagaatggctTATGGAATCAAAGAAACTATGCTGGCTAAGCTTTATATCGAATTGCTTAATTTGCCAAGAGAAGGGAAAGATGCCCTTAAGCTCCTCAATTACAGGACCCCCACTGGGACTCGGGGGGAGGCCGGGGACTTTGCGATGATTGCGTACTTTGTGTTGAAGCCCCGGTGTTTGCAGAAAGGAAGTTTAACCATACAGCAAGTAAATGAACTTTTAGATTCAGTTGCCAGCAATAATTCTACCAAAAGAAAAGACTTAGTGAAAAAGAGTCTTCTTCAGCTTATAACTCAGAGTTCAGCACTGGAACAAAAGTGGCTCATACGAATGATTGTAAAGGACTTAAAACTTGGTTTTAGTCAGCAaactatattttctgtttttcataatgaTGCTACTGAGTTGCATAATGTCACTACAGATCTTGAAAAGGTCTGTCAGCAGCTGCATGATCCCTCTGTAGGACTCACTGATATTTCTATCACTTTGTTTTCTGCCTTTAAACCAATGCTAGCTGCAGTAGCAGATATTGAGCGCATTGAGAAAGACATGAAGCACCAGAGTTTCTACATCGAAACCAAGCTTGATGGTGAGCGGATGCAGATGCACAAAGATGGGGATGTTTACAAATACTTTTCCAGAAATGGCTATAACTACACTGATCAGTTTGGCGCCTCTCCGCAGGAGGGCTCTCTCACCCCATTCATTCATGATGCATTCCAGCCCGATGTGCAAACCTGTATCCTTGATGGAGAGATGATGGCCTACAATCCCAGCACACAGACCTTTATGCAAAAGGGCAATAAGTTTGATATTAAAAGAATGGTGGAAGATTCTGATCTGCAGACTTGTTACTGTGTTTTTGATGTATTGATGGTTAATAATAAAAAGCTAGGTCGTGAGATCCTGAGAAAGAGGTATGAGATTCTCAGAAGTACTTTTATACCAGTACCAGGTAGGGTGGAAATAGTGCAGAAAGCACAAGCTCATACCAAGAACGAAGTGATCGATGCACTGAATGAAGCAATAGATAAAAGAGAAGAGGGAATCATGATAAAACATCCCTTGTCCATTTACAAGCcagacaaaagaggtgaaggatgGTTAAAAATTAAGCCAGAATATGTCAGTGGACTAATGGATGAATTGGACATCTTAATTGTGGGAGGCTATTGGGGTAAAGGTTTGCGGGGTGGGATGATGTCTCATTTTTTGTGTGCAGTAGCGGAGAAACCCCCTCCTGGTGAGAAACCATCTGTGTTTCACACTCTGTGTCGTGTTGGCTCAGGATACACCATGAAAGAACTGTACGATCTAGGTTTGAAATTGGCCAAGTACTGGAAGACTTTTCATAGAAAAGCACCACCAAGCAGCATTTTATGTGGAACAGAGAAGCCAGAAGTGTACATTGAGCCTGGCAATTCTGTCATCGTTCAGGTTAAGGCCGCAGAGATTGTCCCCAGTGATATGTACAGAACTGGCTGTACGTTGCGATTTCCACGGATCGAGAGGATAAGAGATGACAAGGAGTGGCATGAGTGCATGACTCTGGAGGACCTGGAACAGCTGCGGGGGAAAGCAGCTGGAAAGCTCGCCTCGAAACACCTCTATCCAGGAGAGGAGGATGAACCAAAAGAGAAAAGGCGAAGAGCTGCCCCAAAGGTGAAGAAGGTGATCGGAATTATTGAACACTTAAAGGCACCTAACCTTTCTAACGTAAGCAAAGTTTCCAATATATTTGAAGATGTGGAGTTTTGTGTTATGAGCGGAACGGACAGCCATCCGAAGCCTGACCTGGAGAACAGAATTGCAGAGTTGGGTGGTTACATTGTACAGAATCCAGGCCCAGACACATACTGTGTAATTGCAGGTTCTGAGAACGTCAGAGTGAAAAACATCATTTCTTCTGATAAACATGATGTTGTCAAGCCTGCGTGGCTCTTAGAATGTTTTCAGACCAAAAGCTGTGTGCCCTGGCAGCCTCGCTTTATGATTCACATGTGCCCATCAACAAAACAGCATTTTGCCCGTGAATATGATCGCTATGGTGACAGTTATTTTGTTGATACAGATTTGATCCAGCTGAAAGAGGTGTTTTCAGgaattaaaaattctaatgcacacacTCCTGAAGAAATGGCCTCTGTGATTGCGGATTTGGAATGTCGTTACTCCTGGGACCGCTCTCCTCTGAGTATGTTTAGGCACCACACCATTTATGTGGACGTGTACACTGTTATTAATGACTCGAGTACCAGAATCCAGGGAGCAAGACTGGCCATCAGAGCCTTGGAGCTCCGGTTCCATGGGGCAAAGGTAGTTCCTCTCTTAGCTGAGGGAGTATCCCATGTGCTCATTGGAGAGGATCATAGTCGCGTTGCAGATTTTAAAGCTTTTAGAAGAACTCTTAAGAGAAAGTTTAAGATCCTTCAAGAACGTTGGGTAACTGACTCAATAGAAAAGTGTGAGTTACAGGAAGAAAATCAGTATTTGATATAA
- the Abhd13 gene encoding protein ABHD13 isoform X2: MEKSWMLWNFVERWLIALASWSWALCRISLLPLIVTFHLYGGIILLLLIFISIAGILYKFQDVLLYFPEQPSSSRLYVPMPTGIPHENIFIRTKDGVRLNLILIRYTGDNSPYSPTIIYFHGNAGNIGHRLPNALLMLVNLKVNLLLVDYRGYGKSEGEASEEGLYLDSEAVLDYVMTRPDLDKTKIFLFGRSLGGAVAIHLASENSHRISAIMVENTFLSIPHMASTLFSFFPMRYLPLWCYKNKFLSYRKISQCRMPSLFISGLSDQLIPPVMMKQLYELSPSRTKRLAIFPDGTHNDTWQCQGYFTALEQFIKEVIKSHSPEEMTKTSSNVTII; encoded by the coding sequence ATGGAAAAGTCCTGGATGCTGTGGAACTTCGTTGAAAGATGGCTAATAGCCTTGGCTTCGTGGTCTTGGGCGCTCTGCCGTATTTCTCTTTTACCTTTAATAGTGACTTTTCATCTATATGGAGGCATTATCTTACTTTTGTTAATATTCATATCAATAGCAggtattctttataaattccagGATGTATTGCTTTATTTTCCAGAACAGCCGTCCTCTTCACGCCTTTATGTCCCCATGCCCACCGGTATTCCACATGAGAACATTTTCATCAGAACCAAAGATGGAGTACGtctaaatcttattttaataagATACACTGGAGACAATTCGCCCTATTCCCcaactataatttattttcatgggaATGCAGGCAACATAGGTCACAGGTTACCAAATGCATTGCTTATGTTGGTTAACCTCAAAGTTAATCTTTTGCTTGTTGATTATCGAGGATATGGGAAAAGCGAAGGAGAAGCAAGTGAAGAAGGGCTGTATTTAGATTCCGAAGCTGTGCTAGACTACGTGATGACTAGACCCGAccttgataaaacaaaaatttttctttttggccgTTCCTTGGGAGGAGCAGTAGCCATTCATTTGGCTTCTGAAAATTCACATAGGATTTCAGCCATTATGGTGGAGAACACATTTTTAAGCATACCACATATGGCCAgcactttattttcattctttccaatGCGATACCTTCCTTTATGgtgctacaaaaataaatttttgtcctACAGAAAAATCTCTCAGTGCAGAATGCCTTCTCTTTTCATCTCTGGACTCTCCGACCAGCTGATTCCACCAGTAATGATGAAGCAACTTTATGAACTCTCCCCCTCTCGGACTAAGAGGCTAGCCATTTTTCCAGATGGAACTCATAACGACACATGGCAGTGCCAGGGCTACTTCACTGCACTGGAACAGTTCATCAAAGAAGTGATAAAGAGTCATTCTCCAGAAGAAATGACGAAAACTTCGTCTAATGTAACAATTATATGA